The window GGTGACCTTCTCTGTCTTTTCCTGCCCTTCTTCCATTGAATCAATATCGGCTACCAGCGCCAAATCTGTCAAGAAAGAGACAAGGGTCTTGTCTTCACTTGTTTCCTCAAAATTCTTTGTAACCGACAGCAATTCTTCAAGGTTCTCAAGCCGGCTTTGAGCCTCAATCGACTTTTCAGCTTGAAGCATCTCCCTGTAGCCTGATTTATCAAGCAAGTCCTCAACAATTTCAGTAACAGACAGGAATTCCTGCATCCGGTTGTAGTTGCCAATCAAATCACGGAAACCAGCTGCTGCTTTAACAGCTTTAGGACTAAGCCCAATCAACTCGACAGATTCCAGTGCCTGGTATAGTGTCAAATCATGCAGCGCAGCAAAATCAATTATTTTGTCCACAGACGTGGCTCCAAGTGCGCGTTTCGGAACATTGATTACCCGGAGAAGGCTGATATCATCATCAGGGTTTGATATAAGCCTTAAGTAGGCAAGGATGTCCTTGATTTCCTTCCGATCATAGAACTTAATGCCTCCAACGATGTGGTAATCAATGATCGATTTAAGTAAAACTTCCTCCATTACCCGTGATTGAGCGTTCGTTCTGTATAAAATCGCAATATCAGAGGCGCTGTAGTCCCCCGATTCAGTAAGCTCTTTAATTTTTCCGGCGACGAACTGAGCTTCTCCCTGTTCACTGTCCGCTCTGTAATAGACGAGCTTATTTCCTTCAGGATTCTCTGTCCACAAATTCTTAGGTTTTCGGTTTAGATTCTTTGCAATCACTTCATTTGCCGCGAGAAGAATTCGCTTAGTGGAGCGGTAATTTTGTTCCAATAAAATCACTCTTGCATTAGGATAGTCTTTTTCAAAAGAAAGTATATTGGCAATATCAGCTCCGCGCCATTTATAGATGGACTGATCGGAATCACCGACAACACATAAATTCTTGAACCGTGCCGCAAGCTTTTTAACGAGCGTATACTGCGCCCGGTTTGTATCCTGGTACTCATCCACATGGATGTACTGGAATTTTCGCTGGTATCTCTCTAAAACATCCGGCACCTGGTCAAATAGCTTGATCGTCATCATAATCAAGTCGTCAAAGTCCAAAGCCTGGTTCTTGCGCAGCTTCTTCTGATATTCCTTATACACGGCAGCAATCTGCCTCTGGAAATAATCACCGGCCATATTTTCATATTCCTCTGGGCCTGTCAGTTCGTTTTTTGAAGAAGATATGGCACCAAGGATAGCTCGTGGATCAAACTTTTTCGGATCAAGATTCTGCTCTTTGAGAATTCCCTTAATTACCGATTGCTGGTCAGTAGTATCAAGTATTGTAAAGTTCCGGTTGAAACCAATCCTGTCAATATCGCGCCGTAAAATCCGCACACACATCGAGTGAAATGTCGAAATCCAGACTTCTTCCGCTACACCGCCCATCATTCTTGCAACACGTTCCTTCATTTCACGGGCAGCTTTATTTGTAAATGTGATTGCCAGAATGTTATAGGGATTGACCTCCTTTTCCAGCATCAAATACCCGATTCGATGCGTCAGAACCCGGGTCTTTCCACTTCCTGCCCCTGCCATAATTAATAGGGGGCCATCTGTTGCCTTAACAGCTTCCTGTTGCTGGGGGTTAAGCCCGCCAAGCAGTTTATCCTTAAGATATTGCATCTCTACACCACCATAACAAAACATATGTTCTAATTTCATTTTAATCTATTTATGAACAATACGCACTTATTTTCCAGAGCGAACTGCTTTTACAGTTTCAAGTGCCTGTTGCAAGTTTTCATATATGATATTGCCAACAACAATTACATCAGCATGCCTGGACATTTCTACTGCCTGCTCCTTTGTCCGGATTCCTCCTCCATAAAAAAGAATGGATTTCTCAAGACTTGTTTTCGCAGCAGACACTATTTCTGGGTCACCAAAGGCTCCACTATATTCAAGATAAACAATTGGCATTCCAAACATCTTTTCCGCCATCATTGCATAGGCCTGTACATCCTCGACTGACAGAGTTGTATCTGCTTTTGTCAGTCTTGCTGCCTTGCAGTCTTCGTTAAGAATAATATACGCTTCCATGGCGAACTCGTCCCAATCCACCATATGCCCAAATTCCCTAACTGCCTCAAAATGAAGGCCATTGATCCACTTTGGGTCGCGGCTATTCAAAACAGACGGAACGAAGTAGAGATCAAACCCAGGCGAAACAGAATCAAGATTCGAAATCTCCAGGACACATGGAACGGTATAACGGCGAACTCTTGCCATCAAGTCAAGTACCTTTTCAAGTGTGACTCCGTCCGTTCCCCCTATCATAACGGCATCCGTACCTGATTCACAAATTATTTCAAGGTCCTTATCAGATAGCTCCTTGGCCGGGTCAAGCTTGAATACATGGCGCCATTCGCGGTAATCGTACATTGATGAATCCTCCATTCACTACTCCATTAGTCCATTATAGCATCTGGTAAAACGATACAAAAACAAAACGGGGAAAACAGATTTAGAAATGATAACCAACACAAAGAAGCACAAGCGAATCGATGTTGACTTACCGTAATGAGAGGACCGAATTAAATTATACGCTCCTCGAAAATCCTCATTACTCTATCACGTAATTTCGTGCAATGTACTTTCGGTGAAGCTTTCCTTATGCTACCGTTTTTCTTCGTGCGATGTTAATGCTACTGAAGCTTTCCTTGTGAAGCTAGACAGTTCTCAAAAGTAAGGATATACAATATACTTTCATATATTATGAACAAAAGAAAAACCGGCGCTTTTCTGCACCGGCTGTCATTCCTATTATTCTTCCGTTACTGTCCCGGCTGGCTCCTTAACCCGTTCAAGCACCATTTCATACCCATCGTTTCCATAATTCAGGCAGCGCTTAACCCGAGAAATGGTTGCTGTGCTTGCTCCTGTCTCACTTTCTATCTTGTGGTAGGTCTTGCCTTCACGAAGCATTCTTGCCACCTCAAGCCGCTGAGCAAGCGACTGGATTTCATTGACTGTACATAAATCATCGAACAATCGATAGCATTCCTCAAGGTCTTCCAAAGAAAGGATTGCATTGAAAAGCTGGTCTAGTTCTTTTCCTCTTAATTTATTGATTTGCATGGATTTCACCCCTTTTTAAACCTCTGTTATTGTTCTGGTTCCTAGTTTGCTTCAAGCGATACGCTTCCAGGAATTCCGGGATCCTGCGGGATAATGTTGACCCAGGTTTTACCCGGTACAAGCCCCGCCTCCGCTCCATTTAAATAGGGCAGGATTCTTCCACCGCTGTTTTTCCACTCAACCTCAATGGCTTTTCCCCTTTGTAAAAGGAGGCCCTTGCCTCCGCTTTCAAGGTCAATATCACGCAGGCCGCCCTCTCCTGCTGGTGTGTGGCTCATTTCTGTTATAAAAATATTATCCAGTAGGATAGGCTGTTTTGTATCAAGGTCAATAGTTAGTTCGCCGTTGCTATAACGCTTATATTTCCCCAGCGCAGTATCATATTCATAAACAGAGGTGTAAATATCATTTGAAAAATAGGCAACACTGGCATAAGAAGCTTCTTTCCCCGAAAGTCCCTTAACAGCATTTTCTTTCAAGAAAGTAAATGGCCTTGGCGTCTTATAAAGGTCAAATCCGAGCTTCTTTGATCCTTTTAGCATATTATCGAAAGTGATGTATGAATTATGCGGTGCCACTCTAAAATCTGCGCGCTTGAACAGCGTCCCATCATAGGCAATTCCATTAATGTTGTCAATGAAACCGTTGCTGAGCATCTGTTTTGCTTCCTTGCTGTACCCATGAGCTATAAAAATACTGTCCAGGCCTTTGGCAAGATGAAGATAATAATCCCGTGCGCTCCTGACTGGTCCTACCGTTTCCGGCTTTTCACTTTGAAACACTGCAAGGAATCGGGTGATTTCCCCTTCTGCGAGCATTTCATAAACAATATCTGCCTTGTGCAGCCCGGATTGCGGCCTGGCCTTTGGAAAATTATTAATCATAACAGCAAATGCCCTGCCATCGGTAGAACTTTCTGAGCCGATCCCTGTTAACGGGAATGTGTACGGAAGATCCTTCCCTTGCTTTTCAGAAGCTACAGCTTTTTTCTTTTCTTTATCTGCTGTCTTTGGTGCTTCTTTGCTGCATGCCGATAAAAGCAGCAAACATGCCACTAATGCAACAGCCCATTTTCTCATTTCCACACCTCAAATTTATCATCTATCTCTCTATCACAACTAGTTTTTATTTACTTTTACTTTACCATTTTAACGCATTATTGACGGAAAGAGTATATTTTTATTCATAACATCATACATTCCCTGCTGCGTAATCCTTACATAGGGAAGATGGGTTGAAGAAAAGAACAGCAGGCTATAAACAGGATCGCCAAACGAATAGCCTCTCTCCTTTAAAACATCATGAAGAATTTGTTCTTTTTCAATTAGCTTTTCAAGTGGCTCTTTAGTCATTAGGCCGCCAAGTTCCAATGGTAGTTCACAAATGGTTTCTCCACCTTCAGCAATCACAATCCCACCGCCAATTTCCTTCATTCGACGGAAGGCGTGGAGAAGATCGGCCTTGCTTTTGCCAATCAACAAAATATCGCCAGTATTTGAAAAAGAGCTCGCCATCCCCTGAAGCTTATTCGCAAAACCTTTAAGGATCGTGTTAATTCTCCATTTCCCTTTCCTGTCTATCAACATAAAAAAGCATTCGTCATGGCTATCAGAAAGTGTGTCTCTCGAAACTTCCAAATTAATTGAGTACGGCTTTGTAATTACAGCGTTTTCTAATTTTATTCCAAACGGCATCGAGAATTGAAGATCATCCATTGATAACTCCCAATCCAGTTCAAGCGAGTTTAAGCCATAACTGTCCCAATCCAGTTCAGGGAAATGCTCAACAACTTCGCCATCTCTTTTCACCCATTTTCCTCTAGCGAGAACCGATACCGGACAAGGCTCTTCAATGCTATCCAGGAAATTGATATTCGCGACTCTGCCGGTAGCAATATTCCCATGGATATGGCCAATATTGTAATACCTTGCTGGATTAATGGTTGCCATATTGTAAGCATCGATAGGGGGAATACCTTTTTCAATAGCAATCTTAATCATCATGTCGATGACCCCATCCCTATGAAACCGTGAAGAAGAGCCATCCGTGGTAAAAATCAAACGATCATACACATCTATGCCCAAGTCGTTCATTTCGTCCAAAAGCTTGGGAAGATCAGGCCTGATAGAAGAATGCCTCAAGGAAACAGTGTAGCCCTGGAGGAGCCGTTCATATACTTCCTCACCTGTCATCGCTTCATGGTCACAATCCGCACCTAGCAGCATCATTTTTGCCAAGGTTTTCTCAGATGCCCCTGGAAAATGCCCTTCAATTTGCTTCCGCATCCGCTTTGCTTCCTGAATCCAGTGGAGCATCATGTCGTCCCCGGCTAGCAGTTTCGGCCAGCCTGTTAATTCCCCGCCCTGAAGGACTGCGTCATGCTCCAGCCAGGACTTGATTGTTCCGTGTGAAAAAACCTCTTCCTCATTCCGAATTTCTGTTTGCGGATCGAATCGGCACCACCAAAATATGCTCGCTGGTAAACTTCGCATATCTTTCATTAATGAAAATGCCTGTTTTCTTTCCAAAAGAAGGATTAATGATAGATTGTCATTCAAAATGGTTGTTGTCCCCCGAAGTGATGCATAGGCAGCAAACGAGTGGGGATTATATAACTGAAATGGATGTGCATGCGGTTCAATATATCCTGGAACAAGATATTTACCGGAACAATCTATTGTGCTGCTATTCACAAGATTAGACGGCAGTTTGTTTCCTACATATACTATCCGGTCTTCATAAATCCATATATTAGCCGTCATCCATTTATTAAATGCCTGGTTTAAATAGGTTGCATTTGTTAAAACGATGGTTGGGGCACGTTTGCCATCCAACACTTCAACGTGTTCGCGAAGTTGCTTATTTTTCCAACGGTATCGTTGTTCAAGCATGGTCCCTCCCCCTTATAAAAGTGTCTCTATAATATTTTTCTGAAGATTCTATAAAAAGTAAGCCCTTTCATTTAATAATAACACATAATTTTCTTTCGTACAGTAGTGTTTAACAGTATTAAATAAGAAAATTGTGAAGGAGTGAACAAGTTGAAGATGAGACAAAACATTGGCATAGTTAATGCCATGATTCGAATTACTGCAGGGTTGGCTATTCTCTCCTAGTGCACGGCCAAAATGGTCAAAAAACCTTGGCGTGACTCGTATCTAGCCCTTTCTTTTTTGGCAGCCATGAAGGTGGCAGAAGGAATGGTCAGGTATTGCCCGGTTACGGATTTTATTCAAAATAGTGGAGATAAACAAAAAGAATCCAAGGAGCAAAGGCCTTCTAAAGAAAAGCAAAATGAAGAACATCGAAAACAAGGGGAAAATTCGGATTATAAAGAGGAAATGTCTTCATATGAAGGGAAGGCTAATTCAATACGATATAGAAGAGAAGGAGCATCCACTCGATAGCGGATGCTCCTTTTCCTTTTTATAATCCAAGCCTTTTGAAAATTGTATCGACATGTTGTAGATGGTAGCTATAATCAAAGCACTCATTCAGTTCCTCTTTTGTTAAAAGAGATGTCACAGCTTCATCCGTTTCCAATAATTCCTGGAATGGAACTTGCTTTTCCCATGCCTCCATCGCCCGAGGCTGTACTGTATCGTAAGCCTTCTCTCGAGAAAGACCCTTGTCGATTAGTGCAAGCAGGACTCTTTGAGAGTAGATTAGTCCCAGTGTGCTACCCATATTCCTCTTCATGTTCTCCGGATAGACTGTCAGGTTCTTCACAATATTACTAAATCGGTTAAGCATATAATTTAGAAGAATCGTCGCGTCAGGAAGGATAATCCTTTCCGCAGAAGAATGAGAAATATCCCTTTCATGCCATAACGGTACGTTTTCATAAGCAGTCAGCATATGTCCGCGAATAACCCTCGAAAGACCCGCCATATTTTCCGAACCAATTGGGTTGCGTTTGTGCGGCATTGCCGATGATCCCTTTTGGCCTTTTGCAAAAAACTCCTCTACTTCACGAGTTTCGCTTTTTTGAAGCCCGCGGACTTCCACAGCAAATTTTTCAATGGAGGTAGCAATCAAAGCCACTATAGATAAGTAATGGGCATGCCGGTCACGCTGAAGTGTTTGTGTGGATATTGGAGCCGGTTCAAGGCCTAAATTTTCGCAAACATATTTTTCAACAAAAGGGTCAATATTCGCATAGGTACCAACTGCACCGGAAATTTTACCGGCTTCCACACCTTTAGCCGCCTCATTAAATCTATTCAGATTCCGTTTCATTTCTTCATGCCACAATGCCAGTTTAAGTCCAAACGTAGTAGGTTCAGCATGGACTCCATGGGTACGGCCCATCATGACAGTGTACTTGTGCTCCTGAGCCTTTTCCTTCAAGACCGCGATAAACCTCCCGATATCCTCCCTGATAATTTCATTTGCCTGTTTGAGAAGATAAGATAAAGCCGTGTCAACGACATCTGTAGAGGTCAGTCCATAATGAACCCATTTTCGCTCTTCACCAAGTGTTTCCGAAACAGCCCTTGTAAAAGCCACCACATCATGACGGGTTTCTTCCTCGATTTCTTTAATACGGCTTACATCAAATCCAGCGTTTTCACGGATTTTCCGAACATCTTCATAAGGAATATCACCCAATTCGGCCCATGCCTCGCACGCTAATATTTCCACTTCCAGCCATGCGCCAAATCTGTTTTCTTCATTCCAAACTTTACCCATCTCAGGTCTAGTGTAACGGTCTATCATTCCTTCTCCCCCGTTTTTCTTTAAGTATGAAGCCAAGCAATCATTCTCGGCACTAGTCACTTTCTATCTTAACAACCCGATTGGAACTAGTCAAACAAGGAGGCGAACTATCCAAACAAAAAACTTGATAAATGTTCGTTTTTGAGAGCTTTAATCTCGATTTTTTCACTCTTTTTCCAAAGGTTTTCCTTCAAATAGAAATTTTCGGCCCACAGGAACTATGTCCGAACCCTCTTCTTTGAAAATAGGCCGTTCAATTCGGCCTACCGGGCGAAACCCTTGTGCTTTCATTCGATTGAGACAATCATTAATTGATTCATTTTCAAGCACTTCAAATAGCTGCTTTTTCCCCATAACACTCTTTCCTTTCATTCATCTTCATGTCTTATTATTCCCCCGTAGCGGTTCATCAACCGCGGCATTCTTCTTTTTCAAATTCTTTGATATAAAAGCCGCCCTGCTTGGACCATTCGGCGTAATAGATTGTACTGATATCATCATATCCTTCTTTCCTTAACTCATCCTTAAGCCATTTTTCATCCTTGCCGGTTTTCTTCAGGTCTTCTTCTACAATTCTCCCCTCGTCAACAAGCATTAACGCAGGCTCCTCATCTTTTGTATCTACGTTCAAAATTTCCGGGGTTACCGGATCCGCACTTGCATATTTCATAACACTGATTTGACCGCCTGTTTCCATAAAGACATATTTTACTTCTTTTAATGAAAAGACACCCTGAGTTCTAAGCAAGGAGCGGAGCTGCTCCATTTCTAAAGAGTTTTTCTTCATTTCCTTGTGGTCTATTTCCCCGTCCTTTATAAGTACAGAGACGGAACCTTTTAAAGGCTTGCGAATTTTATCATATTTTTCGGTTAGCTTTTCTACTGCAAATATGACAATACCCCATACTGCGACTCCAAATAAGACATGAAGTATGGATACTTTTTCATCATAAATCGATTCCTCGATTATCCCGCCTAAAATTATTGCGTATACAAAATCGTACGGCGTCACCTGGGACATTTCCTTCTTCCCAAGAATTCTTGTTACAGCCACCAAGGCAAAAAATCCAACTATAAGTTTCAGTGCAATAGTTCCGTATAACATATGGACAACCTCCCAATCTCTTTATGTCCATTTACCCCACTTCGATAAAATTAACGATTCCTTCTTCTGGTATATTGACGTGTTTTTTTGATAACAGAGCAGCCATTTTGGCAATTCGTCCTTCAAAGCAGTGATAGTTTGGCTGGCTGGTTCGTAAAACTTAATAAGCGCGAAATGTTAGATACGGCCGGATAGCTAAACGCTTTTTTTACTTTTCCATAACAAAAAGGGCAACCCAATATGGGTTGCCCTTTTGTTGTTGCCCGGCAGCGTCCTACTCTCACAGGGGCTTACGCCCCAACTACCATCGGCGCTGAGAAGCTTAACTTCCGTGTTCGGGATGGGAACGGGTGTGGCCTTCTCGCCATAACTGCCAGACTATATGAGGGTTGTTCCCTCAAAACTGGGTAATCGTAAAGGAAGAATCAGAAGAACATCAAGTCATCAAATATGGTTAAGTCCTCGATCTATTAGTATCAGTCAGCTCCACACGTCGCCGCGCTTCCACCTCTGACCTATCAACCTGATCATCTTTCAGGGATCTTACTTCTTGCGAATGGGAAATCTCATCTTGAGGGGGGCTTCATGCTTAGATGCTTTCAGCACTTATCCCGTCCGCACATAGCTACCCAGCGATGCCTTTGGCAAGACAACTGGTACACCAGCGGTGCGTCCATCCCGGTCCTCTCGTACTAAGGACAGCTCCTCTCAAATTTCCTGCGCCCACGACGGATAGGGACCGAACTGTCTCACGACGTTCTGAACCCAGCTCGCGTACCGCTTTAATGGGCGAACAGCCCAACCCTTGGGACCGACTACAGCCCCAGGATGCGATGAGCCGACATCGAGGTGCCAAACCTCCCCGTCGATGTGGACTCTTGGGGGAGATAAGCCTGTTATCCCCGGGGTAGCTTTTATCCGTTGAGCGATGGCCCTTCCATGCGGAACCACCGGATCACTAAGCCCGACTTTCGTCCCTGCTCGACTTGTAGGTCTCGCAGTCAAGCTCCCTTGTGCCTTTACACTCTGCGAATGATTTCCAACCATTCTGAGGGAACCTTTGGGCGCCTCCGTTACATTTTAGGAGGCGACCGCCCCAGTCAAACTGCCTGCCTGACACTGTCTCCCACCCCGATAAGGGGTGCGGGTTAGAATTTCAATACAGCCAGGGTAGTATCCCACCGACGCCTCCACCGAAGCTGGCGCTCCGGCTTCTCAGGCTCCTACCTATCCTGTACAAGCTGTACCAAAATTCAATATCAGGCTGCAGTAAAGCTCCACGGGGTCTTTCCGTCCTGTCGCGGGTAACCTGCATCTTCACAGGTACTATAATTTCACCGAGTCTCTCGTTGAGACAGTGCCCAGATCGTTACGCCTTTCGTGCGGGTCGGAACTTACCCGACAAGGAATTTCGCTACCTTAGGACCGTTATAGTTACGGCCGCCGTTTACTGGGGCTTCGATTCAGAGCTTCGCGTGAGCTAACCCCTCCTCTTAACCTTCCAGCACCGGGCAGGCGTCAGCCCCTATACTTCGCCTTGCGGCTTCGCAGAGACCTGTGTTTTTGCTAAACAGTCGCCTGGGCCTATTCACTGCGGCTCTTCAGGGCTATGAACCCTAAAGAGCACCCCTTCTCCCGAAGTTACGGGGTCATTTTGCCGAGTTCCTTAACGAGAGTTCTCTCGCTCACCTTAGGATTCTCTCCTCGCCTACCTGTGTCGGTTTGCGGTACGGGCACCTTTCATCTCGCTAGAGGCTTTTCTTGGCAGTGTGGAATCAGGAACTTCGGTACTAAATTTCCCTCGCTGTCACAGCTCAGCCTTCACGGGAAGTGGATTTGCCTGCTTCCCAGCCTAACTGCTTAGACGCACATGTCCAATAGTGCGCTTACCCTATCCTCCTGCGTCCCCCCATTGCTCAAACGATGAAGAGGTGGTACAGGAATATCAACCTGTTGTCCATCGCCTACGCCTTTCGGCCTCGGCTTAGGTCCCGACTAACCCTGAGCGGACGAGCCTTCCTCAGGAAACCTTAGGCATTCGGTGGATGGGATTCTCACCCATCTTTCGCTACTCATACCGGCATTCTCACTTCCAAGCGCTCCACAAGTCCTTCCGGTCTTGCTTCGACGCCCTTGGAACGCTCTCCTACCGCGGACACCATAAGGTGTCCACCCACAGCTTCGGTGATACGTTTAGCCCCGGTACATTTTCGGCGCAGAGTCACTCGACCAGTGAGCTATTACGCACTCTTTAAATGATGGCTGCTTCTAAGCCAACATCCTGGTTGTCTAAGCAACTCCACATCCTTTTCCACTTAACGTATACTTTGGGACCTTAGCTGGTGGTCTGGGCTGTTTCCCTTTTGACTACGGATCTTATCACTCGCAGTCTGACTCCCACGGATAAGTCTTTGGCATTCGGAGTTTGTCTGAATTCGGTAACCCGATGGGGGCCCCTAGTCCAAACAGTGCTCTACCTCCAAGACTCTTACAACGTGAGGCTAGCCCTAAAGCTATTTCGGAGAGAACCAGCTATCTCCAAGTTCGATTGGAATTTCTCCGCTACCCACACCTCATCCCCGCACTTTTCAACGTGCGTGGGTTCGGGCCTCCAGTAGGTGTTACCCTACCTTCACCCTGGACATGGGTAGATCACCTGGTTTCGGGTCTACGGCCACATACTCATTCGCCCTATTCAGACTCGCTTTCGCTGCGGCTCCGCTTTTTCAGCTTAACCTTGCATGGGACCGTAACTCGCCGGTTCATTCTACAAAAGGCACGCCATCACCCATGAACGGGCTCTGACTACTTGTAGGCACACGGTTTCAGGATCTTTTTCACTCCCCTTCCGGGGTGCTTTTCACCTTTCCCTCACGGTACTGGTTCACTATCGGTCACTAGGGAGTATTTAGCCTTGGGAGATGGTCCTCCCGGATTCCGACCGGATTTCACGTGTCCGGCCGTACTCAGGATCCACTCAGGAGGGAACGAAGTTTCGACTACAGGGCTTTTACCTTCTAC is drawn from Bacillus sp. FJAT-18017 and contains these coding sequences:
- a CDS encoding DUF421 domain-containing protein, giving the protein MLYGTIALKLIVGFFALVAVTRILGKKEMSQVTPYDFVYAIILGGIIEESIYDEKVSILHVLFGVAVWGIVIFAVEKLTEKYDKIRKPLKGSVSVLIKDGEIDHKEMKKNSLEMEQLRSLLRTQGVFSLKEVKYVFMETGGQISVMKYASADPVTPEILNVDTKDEEPALMLVDEGRIVEEDLKKTGKDEKWLKDELRKEGYDDISTIYYAEWSKQGGFYIKEFEKEECRG
- a CDS encoding adenine deaminase C-terminal domain-containing protein, producing MLEQRYRWKNKQLREHVEVLDGKRAPTIVLTNATYLNQAFNKWMTANIWIYEDRIVYVGNKLPSNLVNSSTIDCSGKYLVPGYIEPHAHPFQLYNPHSFAAYASLRGTTTILNDNLSLILLLERKQAFSLMKDMRSLPASIFWWCRFDPQTEIRNEEEVFSHGTIKSWLEHDAVLQGGELTGWPKLLAGDDMMLHWIQEAKRMRKQIEGHFPGASEKTLAKMMLLGADCDHEAMTGEEVYERLLQGYTVSLRHSSIRPDLPKLLDEMNDLGIDVYDRLIFTTDGSSSRFHRDGVIDMMIKIAIEKGIPPIDAYNMATINPARYYNIGHIHGNIATGRVANINFLDSIEEPCPVSVLARGKWVKRDGEVVEHFPELDWDSYGLNSLELDWELSMDDLQFSMPFGIKLENAVITKPYSINLEVSRDTLSDSHDECFFMLIDRKGKWRINTILKGFANKLQGMASSFSNTGDILLIGKSKADLLHAFRRMKEIGGGIVIAEGGETICELPLELGGLMTKEPLEKLIEKEQILHDVLKERGYSFGDPVYSLLFFSSTHLPYVRITQQGMYDVMNKNILFPSIMR
- a CDS encoding NETI motif-containing protein, which gives rise to MGKKQLFEVLENESINDCLNRMKAQGFRPVGRIERPIFKEEGSDIVPVGRKFLFEGKPLEKE
- the pcrA gene encoding DNA helicase PcrA, which codes for MQYLKDKLLGGLNPQQQEAVKATDGPLLIMAGAGSGKTRVLTHRIGYLMLEKEVNPYNILAITFTNKAAREMKERVARMMGGVAEEVWISTFHSMCVRILRRDIDRIGFNRNFTILDTTDQQSVIKGILKEQNLDPKKFDPRAILGAISSSKNELTGPEEYENMAGDYFQRQIAAVYKEYQKKLRKNQALDFDDLIMMTIKLFDQVPDVLERYQRKFQYIHVDEYQDTNRAQYTLVKKLAARFKNLCVVGDSDQSIYKWRGADIANILSFEKDYPNARVILLEQNYRSTKRILLAANEVIAKNLNRKPKNLWTENPEGNKLVYYRADSEQGEAQFVAGKIKELTESGDYSASDIAILYRTNAQSRVMEEVLLKSIIDYHIVGGIKFYDRKEIKDILAYLRLISNPDDDISLLRVINVPKRALGATSVDKIIDFAALHDLTLYQALESVELIGLSPKAVKAAAGFRDLIGNYNRMQEFLSVTEIVEDLLDKSGYREMLQAEKSIEAQSRLENLEELLSVTKNFEETSEDKTLVSFLTDLALVADIDSMEEGQEKTEKVTLMTLHSAKGLEFPVVFLIGLEEGVFPHSRSLMDEGEMEEERRLAYVGITRAEKILYLTNAQMRTLFGRTNMNPSSRFIKEIPSELLEVVEPAERQFGSSPFGNDRGRIGYSDSGRWQPARQSQPAQPVIRKPVSRPAATGGEGLAWGAGDKAEHGKWGIGTVVGVKGEGDGMELDIAFPSPVGIKRLLAKFAPIKKL
- the purB gene encoding adenylosuccinate lyase; the protein is MIDRYTRPEMGKVWNEENRFGAWLEVEILACEAWAELGDIPYEDVRKIRENAGFDVSRIKEIEEETRHDVVAFTRAVSETLGEERKWVHYGLTSTDVVDTALSYLLKQANEIIREDIGRFIAVLKEKAQEHKYTVMMGRTHGVHAEPTTFGLKLALWHEEMKRNLNRFNEAAKGVEAGKISGAVGTYANIDPFVEKYVCENLGLEPAPISTQTLQRDRHAHYLSIVALIATSIEKFAVEVRGLQKSETREVEEFFAKGQKGSSAMPHKRNPIGSENMAGLSRVIRGHMLTAYENVPLWHERDISHSSAERIILPDATILLNYMLNRFSNIVKNLTVYPENMKRNMGSTLGLIYSQRVLLALIDKGLSREKAYDTVQPRAMEAWEKQVPFQELLETDEAVTSLLTKEELNECFDYSYHLQHVDTIFKRLGL
- a CDS encoding DUF3048 domain-containing protein, whose product is MRKWAVALVACLLLLSACSKEAPKTADKEKKKAVASEKQGKDLPYTFPLTGIGSESSTDGRAFAVMINNFPKARPQSGLHKADIVYEMLAEGEITRFLAVFQSEKPETVGPVRSARDYYLHLAKGLDSIFIAHGYSKEAKQMLSNGFIDNINGIAYDGTLFKRADFRVAPHNSYITFDNMLKGSKKLGFDLYKTPRPFTFLKENAVKGLSGKEASYASVAYFSNDIYTSVYEYDTALGKYKRYSNGELTIDLDTKQPILLDNIFITEMSHTPAGEGGLRDIDLESGGKGLLLQRGKAIEVEWKNSGGRILPYLNGAEAGLVPGKTWVNIIPQDPGIPGSVSLEAN
- a CDS encoding heptaprenylglyceryl phosphate synthase is translated as MYDYREWRHVFKLDPAKELSDKDLEIICESGTDAVMIGGTDGVTLEKVLDLMARVRRYTVPCVLEISNLDSVSPGFDLYFVPSVLNSRDPKWINGLHFEAVREFGHMVDWDEFAMEAYIILNEDCKAARLTKADTTLSVEDVQAYAMMAEKMFGMPIVYLEYSGAFGDPEIVSAAKTSLEKSILFYGGGIRTKEQAVEMSRHADVIVVGNIIYENLQQALETVKAVRSGK
- a CDS encoding YerC/YecD family TrpR-related protein — protein: MQINKLRGKELDQLFNAILSLEDLEECYRLFDDLCTVNEIQSLAQRLEVARMLREGKTYHKIESETGASTATISRVKRCLNYGNDGYEMVLERVKEPAGTVTEE